One window from the genome of Verrucomicrobiia bacterium encodes:
- a CDS encoding DUF393 domain-containing protein: MSGPLLLYDGECGLCHGFVRFVLRWERVPRIRFAPLQSAVGREWSGRAGSGLETVLFVEGDALLQRSDAALAVARHLRAPWCWLRFATVLPRGLRNAAYDVVARHRFSWFGKASCALPSPEQRGRFLE; this comes from the coding sequence GTGAGTGGTCCGCTGTTGCTCTACGATGGTGAGTGCGGGCTTTGCCATGGATTCGTGCGGTTCGTTCTTCGGTGGGAGCGGGTTCCGCGAATCCGGTTTGCCCCGCTTCAGTCCGCCGTTGGCCGTGAATGGTCCGGACGTGCGGGGAGCGGGTTGGAGACCGTCTTGTTTGTGGAGGGGGACGCGCTTCTACAGCGCAGCGATGCCGCATTGGCCGTCGCGCGGCATCTTCGGGCGCCATGGTGCTGGCTCAGGTTCGCGACCGTTTTGCCGCGGGGGTTGCGCAATGCCGCCTATGACGTTGTGGCACGTCACCGGTTTTCGTGGTTTGGGAAGGCATCGTGTGCGCTGCCGTCCCCGGAACAGCGCGGGCGGTTCCTGGAGTAG